The Raphanus sativus cultivar WK10039 chromosome 2, ASM80110v3, whole genome shotgun sequence genome includes a region encoding these proteins:
- the LOC108840245 gene encoding nucleolin 1 — MDKEGMRLKKCSTSTDVEHTHDPSDSRTGEKKRKRSTVHEATKHSRKVKKVRASRKKTAVHDATIGRLAASIKEAHDEITELRESIEEMTKTMKKQHETLLTMAGAMKNLPVKETSKEKSTIERECALARKYQPNNKNTIFVKGYDPSMRRDKVEKALIEHFGSCGEITRVFVPFKCYSLTSLGFAFIDLKEDHRKALLLDGSYMGGRKLEVTMAFDREEFNPYETISGCSDCRRNVLKRTKRSFYGSGVFRPIRKFSSPSSLHRLS, encoded by the exons ATGGACAAAGAAGGCATGAGGCTCAAAAAATGCTCCACATCCACCGAT GTTGAGCACACACATGACCCCAGTGATTCGAGGACAG GCGAAAAGAAGCGCAAGAGATCCACCGTTCACGAGGCCACCAAACATTCGCGGAAAG TGAAAAAAGTTCGAGCGTCCAGAAAAAAGACTGCTGTTCATGATGCCACTATTGGTAGACTGGCCGCAAGCATAAAAGAGGCCCATGAT GAAATCACAGAGTTGAGAGAATCTATCGAAGAGATGACTAAAACTATGAAAAAACAACATGAGACATTATTGACAATGGCTGGAGCTATGAAAAACCTACCG GTGAAAGAAACCTCAAAAGAAAAGTCCACAATCGAAAGAGAGTGTGCTTTGGCACGGAAGTATCAACCAAATAATAAGAATACCATTTTCGTTAAGGGATATGATCCCTCTATGCGTAGGGATAAAGTCGAGAAGGCATTGATTGAACATTTTGGTTCATGTGGAGAGATCACAAGGGTGTTTGTTCCCTTCAAGTGTTACAGCCTTACTAGCTTAGG ATTTGCTTTCATTGATCTGAAAGAAGATCATAGGAAGGCTTTGCTACTTGATGGAAGTTACATGGGAGGAAGGAAGCTTGAAGTTACGATGGCTTTTGACAGGGAAGAATTTAATCCTTACGAAACTATTAGTGGGTGTTCAGATTGTAGGCGTAATGTGCTCAAACGCACTAAAAGGAGCTTTTATGGCTCTGGCGTATTTCGGCCAATTAGAAAATTCTCATCACCTTCAAGTCTACACAGACTATCCTGA